From Candidatus Xianfuyuplasma coldseepsis:
AAGAACGGTGTGAGACCCAACACAAAGTGATCAATATAGAATGTCTCGGTTAAAGTCGCGATATTCGTAATATCCCCATTGGGATAAATGACTCCGGCAAGTCCTGTTGCCCCCCAATAAAATAAAAACGATTCAACGCGTTTATCCTTTGTAATTACATAATAAAGTAATACAAGTGCACTGAGTCGACAAATATAAAAGGGAAGGTGAGTTAACGGATTGAATCCGATAATTCGAAAATTAAAGAACCAGATATTCCACGTTACATCATTTTCAAAAAAGAAGCCAATGTATCGCGCAATTTGGCTCCACGCTAAGAGGATTCCGACAATCAGGAATATTTGTTTCTTATGATTGTTGATCCATTCTTGATTCTTAAAAATTGCTCGTGCAAAGAGCGCAAACAATAATACAATAATCATAAATATAATATATGGATTTACAAAATCATATAATAACATGATGTCACCTCAACGTAGAATTGCGTTACTATTATAGCATATATCAGGTAAAAAAATCACGTAAATTCTCGGTTGATTGTAGAACAATGTCCGCAGCTTCTACAATCGAAAACGTTGTAAAATAGTGATCCTCTAAAGGAATCCACTCCGTCTTAAACCGTTCTAATATTGTCTTGTTTGATCGCTGTAAAATGCGGTTATGTTGCGTTTCTCGATCAACTTCTATATAAATCATTACATCGTAATATTGTTGAAAATCCGGGTGCATGGAATACACACCTTCTATAAGAATAATTGGTTGTCGCATTTTAGGCGAACGAATTTCAAGAGCTTCGATGTGACAATTATAATGGTGGGAAGAAATATAAGGATCATCCAGATGTGAAAATACCTCTTGTATCATTCGTTCTCTGTCTAGATTCCCACCGGCTTCACGTAATCGCTCTTTCGTTTTCCGCTTGGCTGGTAAAAAGTAATCATCCGTATGAAATACAAGCACATCATATGTACTCTCTAATAATGAAGCTAACGTTGATTTTCCCGCACCACTTGGTCCATCTAGTGCAATCACCATTGGCACTCCAAGTTTAAGTGCTTTTTGTAGTTCTTCTACCGTCATATATATCACCTGTCTTATTGTACCATACGGTTTATCTTTTGTGTACGAGTGGTTTTTGATATAATGATAGAAAAAGGTGGTGGTATTATGAGCAAAGTCGTCGTATTACGTTGTGAATCCTATGATGTTGATGTCATCTATGATAAACTTCAGTACGCCTTAGAACAACTAGGCGGAATGGAATCCATTATACCAAAAGGACAACGCATTTTAGTGAACCCTAATACACTTGTTGGGATCGATCCGAGTGCAGCAGCAACAACCCATCCCGCGGTTGTCGAAGCTGTGTTTCGCATCCTCCAAGAACAAGGGTATACTCAATCCTATGGGGATTCACCTGGATTTGGTGACCCTGGTCGTGTCATGAAAAAATGTAAAATTGCCCCTGCCGCAGATAAATATAATGTCCCCCTAGCGGATTTTACCAATGGACAAACGATTCACAATCCTGAAGGTATCATCAGTAAACAGTTTGAAATCGCAAATGCCGTTTTTGACAACGATGCAATTATCAATGTCTGTAAAATGAAGTCCCATGCGTTTCAACGGATTACCGGTGCGGTGAAGAACCCCTTTGGTTGTGTTGTTGGGTTTCACAAAGGATTAATGCATAGTCGCTTCACAAATCCCTATAACTTTGCGGAAATGATTGTCGATTTAGCCAATTACCTACCACTTAAACTACATATAATGGATGGGATAGTAGCTATGGAAGGAAACGGCCCTCGTAATGGGAATCCAACACCAATGAATACCCTTCTAATTAGTACCGATCCTGTCGCATTGGACGCTGTCTTTTGTAAGTTAATCAACCTGAAACCTGAAATTATTCCTACCATCACATACGGCCAGAAATATGGTCTTGGATCCTATCAAAACATTGAACTAATTGGTGATGATATTACAACGTTAATCAATCCTCATTTTGATATTGATCGCGATACTGTCAAACACACCGAACGTAACAACTTCAAAGTATTACGGCAGTTCGTAATTCGTCGTCCGGTGATTAATGAGGATATTTGTGTAAAGTGTGGTGTATGTGTCGAGGTATGTCCCCTCGAAGATAAAGCAGTTGATTTCAGCGATGGAGATAAATCCAATCCACCCGTTTATGATTACAGCAAATGTATTCGGTGCTACTGCTGTCAGGAAATGTGCCCCTACCATGCGATTGATACGGAAACACCGTTAATTGGTAAAATATTATACAGAACTAAAATACTAAAGTAAAAGTCCTACAGCTGTAGGACTTTTTGTTTATTGTAGATACCTTTCAATTGCTTCAACGTCTTTATCACCACGTCCTGACAAATTAATAATTAAAACGTGGTCCTTTGACATTTTCGGAGCAAGTTTCATTGCATAGGCAACTGCATGAGATGATTCAATCGCAGGAATTATACCTTCAACTTGCGATAACTCTAAGAATGCATCTACTGCTTCTTTATCAGTTACGGCGACATACTCCGCTCGTTTGATATCTTGTAAGAACGCATGTTCTGGGCCAACACCAGGATAATCCAATCCCGCACTAATCGAGTACACGGGACTGATGGATCCATCTTCCTCAACAACGGCTTTGGTATTCATACCATGAATAATGGATTCTTTACCTAGTGTTAAGGTTGCTGCGTGATCCTTGGTTTCTAGTCCCATACCCGCTGCCTCAACACCGATGATTTTAACGTCCTTATCATCGATAAAATCAGCGAATAATCCGATTGCATTGGATCCGCCACCAACACATGCCATAATGACATCTGGTAAACGACCTTCTTGATCGATGATTTGTTTCTTCGCTTCTTCTCCAATAATCTTTTGAAAAAATCGTACAATGGTTGGGTATGGATGTGGTCCAACCGCACTACCTAATAAATAGAATGTGTCGTCAATTCGTTTTATCCATTCGTTTATCGCGTAATCGACAGCATCTGCTAAGGTCTTTGTTCCTTGCGTTACTCCTGTAACCTTGGCACCTAGCATCTCCATTCGGAATACGTTTAGACGTTGCCGTTCCATATCGATTTGTCCTTGGAATATTTCACATTCCATATTAAACATTGCGGCGGCGGTTGCGGTTGCTACACCGTGTTGTCCAGCACCGGTTTCGGCAATAATCTTGGTTTTTCCCATTCGTTTGGCAAGTAATATTTGGCCAATGGTATTATTAATTTTGTGCGCACCAGTATGGTTTAAATCCTCACGTTTTAAATAGATTTTTGCGCCACCTAGTTTCTTCGTTAACTGCTGTGCAAAATACAGTGGTGATGGTCTCCCCACGTACTGTTTTAGATAATATAAATATTCCTCAATAAACGTAGGATCGTTTTTTGCATCATTAAATGCTTGTTCCAGTTCTTGTAATGCTGCTGCTACTTGTGGAGGTACAAATTGTCCTCCAAATCGTCCATATTGAAATTCCATAATCGTCTCCTTTGATTGTTTGTTTGATGGTTGAATTGTATATAGTTTTGCTGTTTACGATCTCTTCACGGTCCCATTTCAATACCTCCTTAGTATAAAAAAATTCCTCTACACAAATACTGTGTAGAGGACGTTATTCACGTGGTGCCACCTCATATTCGGTTATTAAAAAAACCCTTGTTCGGATACATGCATACCCTAGCCCTATAACGGGAGCTCCCGTGACTCCATACTACGATTCAAGAGTCCTCTCATGGATCCATTCATCATTCATTATTTGATTCGTTTCCACCAACCACGAACTCTCTATACAAATGTCTGAATAACTACTTACTTCCATTCAACAATTTCCTACATTATACCCCAAGGTAAAGGATATTGTCAAGATAGGATATTTTTCAAACAAAATCCTTGCGTTTGATTATTTGATGTGCTATTATCTTAATAGTACTTTATCGATGTAAAGTATTAAAGAGGATGATTACAATGACGATATTATTTAACAAAAACCATCATCATACAAGAACATAAGGTTTGTACAACTAAACATCGTTTAGATACAGGCCTATTTATCATGTCTTGTATCTATCAATAGAAAACTTAAACAGGTAGATATGCTACCTGTTTTTTATATGGAAAGGATGACAACTATGAAATCAATTATTGAGGAAATACAATTTATTAAAAAGCGAAATAAAATCTTGCGCCAGCTCGAAGAGCTTGCTGAACAGGAAGGGATGCTACGTGTAGAAAGTGATGCGTTTGAGGAATATACTTCTTATGTACAATCGAATCCGAGACAGGATGCAAACAAACTGGTTAAGGTAGCGGATCTACAAGGCGACGTCTATCTGTTAAAGCCAGACATCACAACCAACCTTATCAAACAGGTAATCCCACGGATGGAACAAGACCTTGGTTTATCCCTCTACTATCTGGATACAGTATATGCCTTTAATGATTTTGGATCGATTACACCTACTCGACAATTTGGAATTGAAGTCATTGGTGCATCTCAAATCGATGAGGATTTTCGTTTAATCTCATTCATTACACGGCTATTCGATCAGTACAATATTACATACAATATCGAGCTTGGGAATCAGCAATGGATTAATGATGTGATTGAACAATTACAAGCATCCAAAACCATTGCCAATCTAATAAAAAAAGCCCTGATTGATAAAAACAAGGAAGGCATCAAACAATATGTTAGCAATCCAGGGTATCAAACCCTCCTACTAACTGTGATTCAACGTCAAAATGATATCCCAGCGTATATAGATATCATTCAACAATATAACCTTCCTAAAACATTACACACGCAATTATTGGAACTACATGAACTTGTTAACCGATTGGATAATCCCAATATCGAGGTCGATTTATCATTACTAAATGAGTTTGATTATTATAACGGCATTATCTATCGTGGATACGTTAACTCCTATAAAACCAATATTCTTCGTGGAGGTCGCTATGACTCGATTACACAAGAGTTTGGAACGTTAACTCCAGCCTTAGGATTTTCGTTGGATGTGGACATCTTTATCAATGAGGTGATTACCAAATGAATTCAAGATTAACCATTGCCCTCCCAAAAGGTCGGCTTGCACAACAAGTATTGAAAAAATTAAACGCACAAGGATTACCAATCACGATTAACCCATCATCACGCGTCTTAATTCAGACAGATGAAAACAACTATGAATACATGTTTGTCAAACCCAGTGATGTCATCACTTATGTCGAAGAAGGTGTTTGTGATATTGGGTTCGTCGGTTCTGATAGTATCCTCGAAGAACGGAAAGATATTTATGAACTTGTCGATCTCAAAATCGGTGTATGTAAAATGGTCATTGCTGGTAAAGACAATGATATTTTAGAAAAGTCATCCACAATCCGTGTTGCGAGTAAATATCCCTACATTGCGAAAACAGCATGTACCGACATGGGAATAAATGCAACCATCGTTAAACTAAATGGTAGTGTGGAACTCGGACCACTCGTTGGTTTAAGCGATGTCATCGTTGATATATATGAGACTGGCAATACATTAAAAGCAAATAATCTTCAAGTTCTCAAGGAACTATTTGATATCAGTACACGCTTAATTGCAAACAAAGCAAGTTTCCGTCGTAAACGACAGATTATAGAACGGATTATTACAATCCTAGATGAAGAGGTGTCACCATGATTACAACCTATACAAAAGAAGAATTTATCAACCTTCCCAAGGAAAAAACAGCGTTTAATTCTAAACAAATCAATACGGTTAAACAGATCATAAACGATGTTCAACTGCGGCAAGATGATGCCTTACGAGAATACACCCTTCTGTTTGATAAGGTAGATATCGAAAATTTTAAGATTTCCCAAGATCAAATCGATGTAGCCTATCAAACCTGTGATCCATTATTGCGACAAGATTTGGAAATCGCGTTTCAAAACATTCTTTCATACCATGAACAACAACGTCAAAAAGGGTATCAAATATCACTCGATGATGACAGCTACATAGGACAATTAATCCGACCGATTGAACGTGTTGGAATCTATGTCCCTGGTGGTACCGCAGCATACCCATCAACGGTTCTGATGAATGCGGCACCAGCAATTATTGCCGGTGTCAAAGAGATTGCGATGATTTCTCCACCAACCACGAACAAAACGATCGCCCCAATTATTCTAGTAGCAGCTAAAATTGCTGGTATCAATGAAATCTATCAAATCGGTGGTGCACAAGGCATTGCCGCGTTAGCATACGGTACGCCATCGATTCCTAAAGTGAATAAGATTGTTGGTCCTGGGAATATCTATGTGGCTTTGGCAAAACGTGAAGTCTATGGAACCGTTGGCATTGATATGATTGCAGGACCAAGTGAAATCATGATATATGCTGATGAATCCTCCAATCCTCGATTCATTGCTGCAGATTTGCTCAGTCAAGCGGAGCATGACATCCTTGCTCGACCACTACTTGTGACCACATCTCCTATCATTATTCCTCTTGTACAAGAAGAACTCTCAAAACAATTAGCACAACTCTCACGACAACAAATTGCAATTCAGTCCCTACGTGATTATGGTGCAATCATTCTTGTCGACAATGAAGCGGAAGCCATCGAGATGATCAACCGTGTCGCACCTGAACATCTTGAATTATTACAACAAAATCCAGAGAAGTCGATTCCTCAGATTCAAAATGCCGGGGCAATCTTTGTTGGTCCCTATAGTCCTGAGCCACTTGGCGATTATATGGCAGGACCAAATCACACATTACCAACAAGTGGAACTGCCACATTCTCCTCGGCATTATCAGTTGGTGATTTCATAACCAAAACATCCGTCATTTCTTATTCAAAAGCACGTCTATATCAAGCAAAAGACCGTATTGTGCGCATCGCTACCAAAGAGGGTTTAACCGCTCATGCCAATGCCATATCTGTGAGGTATACCAATGAAAACGAATAAATATATTACAAGTCTAATACCCTACTCGTCAAAAAAAGTTGATGCATCAATTCTACTAAATGCGAATGAAACCACTAACTATTTGTTTCCAGATGGAATCCGTCTTGACTATGACATCGAGCGCTACCCCATCAAAACCCCACAACAACTAATCAATCAATTGGCAGATAAATACTCCGTACCATCCGCTTCATTGATTCTCGGTAATGGATCCACAGAACTGTTAGAGCTTTCGACACGTACCTTTACCGATATCGGGGATATCATACTAACACTTGATCCATCGTTTTCAATGTATACTGTCTATTCGCAAGTGGTTGGTTGTACCTTGAAAACCGTATCCGTATTTCAACCGATTGAATCCATCTTTACCAACTTACGTGAATTAAATCAACAATTCAATCCTTCCATTGTTTTTATCTGTAATCCGAACAATCCAACGGGAACATTATTACCCCGATCAGAGATTCTCTCCTTTGTGAAAGAGACCGATGCATTGGTGATTGTCGATGAAGCCTATATGGAATTTGCTAACGAACAAGAAAGTGTTGCCCTTGACACAAAAACCTACGACAATCTACTTGTTGCTCGAACATTCTCAAAAGCCTATGGACTTGCCTCTTTACGATTGGGTTATATGATTGGTTCACCCTCAACAATAACTACACTATCCAAGGCAAAACTTCCTTATAGTCTAAATGAAGTAACCGCCCGAATAGGATTGCAAGCTTTAGAATATGAATCACGCGTTCAAACATTTGTCTCTTCTGTCATTACAGAGCGAGACAAACTGTATCAAGAATTGCAGCAATTACCACTTAAAGTACAACCTTCCTTTACTAATTTTTTCTTTGTAGAGAGTACCATTGATTTACAGTCAGCACTGCTTAACTATGGTATCTTAATCCGATCATTTCGTAATGGAACATACCGTATTACGATTGGAACGAAAGATGAAAATAAGCAATTATTAATAGCCCTTCAGGAGGTATTATCATGAGAACATCGTCCTTATCA
This genomic window contains:
- a CDS encoding YwaF family protein, whose product is MLLYDFVNPYIIFMIIVLLFALFARAIFKNQEWINNHKKQIFLIVGILLAWSQIARYIGFFFENDVTWNIWFFNFRIIGFNPLTHLPFYICRLSALVLLYYVITKDKRVESFLFYWGATGLAGVIYPNGDITNIATLTETFYIDHFVLGLTPFFLVVYQGYRPVKQDLLMITGLMLVILLLFIPINILAGSDYFYTKDQSIFRIMFPTIPNEVFGFFPLSSVLFAITHTAVAFGFFSLYYRYFTNKSY
- a CDS encoding (d)CMP kinase, which produces MTVEELQKALKLGVPMVIALDGPSGAGKSTLASLLESTYDVLVFHTDDYFLPAKRKTKERLREAGGNLDRERMIQEVFSHLDDPYISSHHYNCHIEALEIRSPKMRQPIILIEGVYSMHPDFQQYYDVMIYIEVDRETQHNRILQRSNKTILERFKTEWIPLEDHYFTTFSIVEAADIVLQSTENLRDFFT
- a CDS encoding DUF362 domain-containing protein — its product is MSKVVVLRCESYDVDVIYDKLQYALEQLGGMESIIPKGQRILVNPNTLVGIDPSAAATTHPAVVEAVFRILQEQGYTQSYGDSPGFGDPGRVMKKCKIAPAADKYNVPLADFTNGQTIHNPEGIISKQFEIANAVFDNDAIINVCKMKSHAFQRITGAVKNPFGCVVGFHKGLMHSRFTNPYNFAEMIVDLANYLPLKLHIMDGIVAMEGNGPRNGNPTPMNTLLISTDPVALDAVFCKLINLKPEIIPTITYGQKYGLGSYQNIELIGDDITTLINPHFDIDRDTVKHTERNNFKVLRQFVIRRPVINEDICVKCGVCVEVCPLEDKAVDFSDGDKSNPPVYDYSKCIRCYCCQEMCPYHAIDTETPLIGKILYRTKILK
- the trpB gene encoding tryptophan synthase subunit beta, whose product is MEFQYGRFGGQFVPPQVAAALQELEQAFNDAKNDPTFIEEYLYYLKQYVGRPSPLYFAQQLTKKLGGAKIYLKREDLNHTGAHKINNTIGQILLAKRMGKTKIIAETGAGQHGVATATAAAMFNMECEIFQGQIDMERQRLNVFRMEMLGAKVTGVTQGTKTLADAVDYAINEWIKRIDDTFYLLGSAVGPHPYPTIVRFFQKIIGEEAKKQIIDQEGRLPDVIMACVGGGSNAIGLFADFIDDKDVKIIGVEAAGMGLETKDHAATLTLGKESIIHGMNTKAVVEEDGSISPVYSISAGLDYPGVGPEHAFLQDIKRAEYVAVTDKEAVDAFLELSQVEGIIPAIESSHAVAYAMKLAPKMSKDHVLIINLSGRGDKDVEAIERYLQ
- a CDS encoding ATP phosphoribosyltransferase regulatory subunit; this encodes MKSIIEEIQFIKKRNKILRQLEELAEQEGMLRVESDAFEEYTSYVQSNPRQDANKLVKVADLQGDVYLLKPDITTNLIKQVIPRMEQDLGLSLYYLDTVYAFNDFGSITPTRQFGIEVIGASQIDEDFRLISFITRLFDQYNITYNIELGNQQWINDVIEQLQASKTIANLIKKALIDKNKEGIKQYVSNPGYQTLLLTVIQRQNDIPAYIDIIQQYNLPKTLHTQLLELHELVNRLDNPNIEVDLSLLNEFDYYNGIIYRGYVNSYKTNILRGGRYDSITQEFGTLTPALGFSLDVDIFINEVITK
- the hisG gene encoding ATP phosphoribosyltransferase, encoding MNSRLTIALPKGRLAQQVLKKLNAQGLPITINPSSRVLIQTDENNYEYMFVKPSDVITYVEEGVCDIGFVGSDSILEERKDIYELVDLKIGVCKMVIAGKDNDILEKSSTIRVASKYPYIAKTACTDMGINATIVKLNGSVELGPLVGLSDVIVDIYETGNTLKANNLQVLKELFDISTRLIANKASFRRKRQIIERIITILDEEVSP
- the hisD gene encoding histidinol dehydrogenase, producing the protein MITTYTKEEFINLPKEKTAFNSKQINTVKQIINDVQLRQDDALREYTLLFDKVDIENFKISQDQIDVAYQTCDPLLRQDLEIAFQNILSYHEQQRQKGYQISLDDDSYIGQLIRPIERVGIYVPGGTAAYPSTVLMNAAPAIIAGVKEIAMISPPTTNKTIAPIILVAAKIAGINEIYQIGGAQGIAALAYGTPSIPKVNKIVGPGNIYVALAKREVYGTVGIDMIAGPSEIMIYADESSNPRFIAADLLSQAEHDILARPLLVTTSPIIIPLVQEELSKQLAQLSRQQIAIQSLRDYGAIILVDNEAEAIEMINRVAPEHLELLQQNPEKSIPQIQNAGAIFVGPYSPEPLGDYMAGPNHTLPTSGTATFSSALSVGDFITKTSVISYSKARLYQAKDRIVRIATKEGLTAHANAISVRYTNENE
- a CDS encoding pyridoxal phosphate-dependent aminotransferase, coding for MKTNKYITSLIPYSSKKVDASILLNANETTNYLFPDGIRLDYDIERYPIKTPQQLINQLADKYSVPSASLILGNGSTELLELSTRTFTDIGDIILTLDPSFSMYTVYSQVVGCTLKTVSVFQPIESIFTNLRELNQQFNPSIVFICNPNNPTGTLLPRSEILSFVKETDALVIVDEAYMEFANEQESVALDTKTYDNLLVARTFSKAYGLASLRLGYMIGSPSTITTLSKAKLPYSLNEVTARIGLQALEYESRVQTFVSSVITERDKLYQELQQLPLKVQPSFTNFFFVESTIDLQSALLNYGILIRSFRNGTYRITIGTKDENKQLLIALQEVLS